A window of the Diceros bicornis minor isolate mBicDic1 chromosome 28, mDicBic1.mat.cur, whole genome shotgun sequence genome harbors these coding sequences:
- the LCN15 gene encoding lipocalin-15 isoform X2 — translation MTSQEVSTWGDRSGHTWTAAPDQHKFSGLWYVVSMVSDCKVFLGKKDHLLMSTSTVKAVAEGNLSVHMEFPRADGCNQVDAEYLKVGSEGHFRVPALGYLDVRIVDTDYSSFAVVYIYKELEGALSTMVQLYSRTQEASPQAVKAFRDFYPTVGLPDDMMVMLPKSDVCSLGGKEAP, via the exons ATGACATCCCAGGAGGTGAGCACGTGGGGAGACAGGTCTGGTCACACCTGGACTGCAGCACCTGATCAGCACAAG TTCTCAGGCCTCTGGTACGTGGTGTCCATGGTCTCCGACTGCAAGGTCTTCCTGGGCAAGAAGGACCACTTGCTGATGTCCACCAGTACGGTCAAGGCCGTGGCAGAGGGCAACCTCAGCGTCCACATGGAGTTCCCTCG GGCTGACGGCTGTAACCAGGTGGATGCTGAGTACCTGAAAGTGGGCTCTGAGGGGCACTTCCGAGTCCCGG CCTTGGGCTACCTGGATGTGCGCATCGTGGACACGGACTACAGCTCCTTCGCCGTGGTCTACATCTACAAGGAGCTGGAGGGGGCGCTCAGCACCATGGTGCAGCTCTACA GCCGGACCCAGGAAGCGAGCCCCCAGGCTGTGAAGGCCTTCCGGGACTTCTACCCCACCGTGGGGCTTCCCGATGACATGATGGTTATGCTGCCCAAGTCAG ATGTGTGCTCCTTGGGGGGCAAGGAGGCACCCTGA
- the LCN15 gene encoding lipocalin-15 isoform X3 produces MKSVLWGWVLALLWVSAAQAEVLVQPDFDAKKFSGLWYVVSMVSDCKVFLGKKDHLLMSTSTVKAVAEGNLSVHMEFPRADGCNQVDAEYLKVGSEGHFRVPALGYLDVRIVDTDYSSFAVVYIYKELEGALSTMVQLYSRTQEASPQAVKAFRDFYPTVGLPDDMMVMLPKSDVCSLGGKEAP; encoded by the exons ATGAAGTCTGTCctgtggggctgggtcctggcaCTGCTCTGGGTGTCCGCAGCTCAGGCTGAGGTCCTGGTGCAGCCAGATTTTGATGCCAAAAAG TTCTCAGGCCTCTGGTACGTGGTGTCCATGGTCTCCGACTGCAAGGTCTTCCTGGGCAAGAAGGACCACTTGCTGATGTCCACCAGTACGGTCAAGGCCGTGGCAGAGGGCAACCTCAGCGTCCACATGGAGTTCCCTCG GGCTGACGGCTGTAACCAGGTGGATGCTGAGTACCTGAAAGTGGGCTCTGAGGGGCACTTCCGAGTCCCGG CCTTGGGCTACCTGGATGTGCGCATCGTGGACACGGACTACAGCTCCTTCGCCGTGGTCTACATCTACAAGGAGCTGGAGGGGGCGCTCAGCACCATGGTGCAGCTCTACA GCCGGACCCAGGAAGCGAGCCCCCAGGCTGTGAAGGCCTTCCGGGACTTCTACCCCACCGTGGGGCTTCCCGATGACATGATGGTTATGCTGCCCAAGTCAG ATGTGTGCTCCTTGGGGGGCAAGGAGGCACCCTGA
- the LCN15 gene encoding lipocalin-15 isoform X1, producing MRPAPGKWQNRPRPKRWTLRRPLAVWLQISLLLCAPGSQGRKGPACWSLSPSQFSGLWYVVSMVSDCKVFLGKKDHLLMSTSTVKAVAEGNLSVHMEFPRADGCNQVDAEYLKVGSEGHFRVPALGYLDVRIVDTDYSSFAVVYIYKELEGALSTMVQLYSRTQEASPQAVKAFRDFYPTVGLPDDMMVMLPKSDVCSLGGKEAP from the exons ATGCGGCCTGCTCCAGGCAAGTGGCAGAACAGGCCCAGACCCAAGAGATGGACACTCCGGAGACCCCTGGCTGTGTGGCTTCAGATAAGCCTGTTGCTTTGTGCCCCTGGGTCCCAGGGCAGGAAGGGTCCGGCCTGCTGGTCACTGAGCCCCTCACAGTTCTCAGGCCTCTGGTACGTGGTGTCCATGGTCTCCGACTGCAAGGTCTTCCTGGGCAAGAAGGACCACTTGCTGATGTCCACCAGTACGGTCAAGGCCGTGGCAGAGGGCAACCTCAGCGTCCACATGGAGTTCCCTCG GGCTGACGGCTGTAACCAGGTGGATGCTGAGTACCTGAAAGTGGGCTCTGAGGGGCACTTCCGAGTCCCGG CCTTGGGCTACCTGGATGTGCGCATCGTGGACACGGACTACAGCTCCTTCGCCGTGGTCTACATCTACAAGGAGCTGGAGGGGGCGCTCAGCACCATGGTGCAGCTCTACA GCCGGACCCAGGAAGCGAGCCCCCAGGCTGTGAAGGCCTTCCGGGACTTCTACCCCACCGTGGGGCTTCCCGATGACATGATGGTTATGCTGCCCAAGTCAG ATGTGTGCTCCTTGGGGGGCAAGGAGGCACCCTGA